The Priestia koreensis genomic interval TCTCGCTGTTTCGGTTATGCTTCCGAGTTTGGCGACATTCGTAAAAATGCGCAGCGTATGTAAATTCATTTATTCACCCACTCATAACTTTAATTTATGAATACACAAAAAAGATATATTTGTGTTAAGAATAGTATAGCAGTAATGTAAACGTAGAGAAAAGATGATTGGAACCTGTGCTTTTGTGTATGAAATTGAAGGGATTACTGTTTCTGTATTTCGAAAAAATACATATCAATGTAGCTTTATAACCTAAGTATTTCCTACCTCTTTTATCTACTATGTCGAATAAGGCGATCCTTCTTGTTATTCCTATATAAACGAATGACTCCTTTGTACGGAAGAGACCTTTATTAAAAAAACTTAGTAAAGCATGAACCCATCAAATGATTTTTAAGATAAAGGAGGAAAAAACATGTCTGAATCAATTATTCAAGGCAAAGAACCGATTTACCAACGAGGAATCTTTACTTTTAGTGGTTCACACCTTTTAAATGATCTCGTTACCACAGGAATGGTACCGGCATTGGTTGTGTTCTACAAAAATGCGTTTCATCTCAATTATACCCAATCGACTTTAGTGGTTTTGATCTCTTATTTAACGTCATCTATTTCTCAGCCGCTGTTTGGTGTGTTTGCAGACCGAAAGCCTAGAGCTTGGCTGTTATCACTCGGGTTGTTCTGCTCCATTATGGGGCTTGCTTTGACCGCCATAGCACCATCTTTTCTTTGGCTACTTCTATTTATTGCGATTTCTGGACTTGGCTCTGGTGCGTTCCATCCAGAAGCATCACGGGCAACCCACCTTGCGTCCGGTACGAACAAGAGTCTCGCTCAAGCTATTTTTCAAGTAGGTGGAAATTCAGGACAAGCTTTAGGACCATTGGTTGTTTCACTGTATATCATTCATTCAGGAATTCACGGACTGCTATGGCTCATTCCTGTCGCCATCTTATCACTTGGATTAACCGGACAGATTTTACCGTGGTTAAATCACAAACTAGAGTCTGCTAAACTCGATAGTAAAAAACAACTAAAAGGAAACAACAACTACGTAGGAGCCATTCTGCTTTCCTGTGTCATCATCCTACGTTCGTGGTGTCAGATCGGCGTTGTGGTCTTTTTGCCATTTTATCTGCACGACCTGTCGATCCAACAGGCTGAAATTCTAAGTTTCGTTTTTGTCGGGGCTGGCGCTCTTGGAACATTCTTTGGGGGCGTTTTTGCAGATCGACTTGGCATGAAGCGTTTACTAGTTGGCTCTATGCTAATTGCTACGCCGTTTGCCCTCGTCTTTCCCTACGTAGATGGAGTTTGGTCAGTTCTTGTTTTACTCGTATTCGGATTTAGCGTCCTTTCTTCCTTCTCCGTTAGCGTTGTTTTCATGCAGCGCATGCTTCCCAAAAACATTGGTTT includes:
- a CDS encoding MFS transporter — protein: MSESIIQGKEPIYQRGIFTFSGSHLLNDLVTTGMVPALVVFYKNAFHLNYTQSTLVVLISYLTSSISQPLFGVFADRKPRAWLLSLGLFCSIMGLALTAIAPSFLWLLLFIAISGLGSGAFHPEASRATHLASGTNKSLAQAIFQVGGNSGQALGPLVVSLYIIHSGIHGLLWLIPVAILSLGLTGQILPWLNHKLESAKLDSKKQLKGNNNYVGAILLSCVIILRSWCQIGVVVFLPFYLHDLSIQQAEILSFVFVGAGALGTFFGGVFADRLGMKRLLVGSMLIATPFALVFPYVDGVWSVLVLLVFGFSVLSSFSVSVVFMQRMLPKNIGLASGLAIGFGVGAGGIGSVFMGKISDIFGVTTVFTILSILPLVGALIAVFLPNDRKEKKQVA